The following coding sequences lie in one Vigna radiata var. radiata cultivar VC1973A unplaced genomic scaffold, Vradiata_ver6 scaffold_308, whole genome shotgun sequence genomic window:
- the LOC106755012 gene encoding uncharacterized protein LOC106755012 has protein sequence MPPITFTSEDFHAPDLEQDDPMVITLEIACYEVSKVLIDQGSSVNILYWKTFQQMDLSDDLIVPFHEHIVGFAGERVDRRGYVDLRTRLGTSREGEEKKVITVRADQKTARECYVAGLKLYPRACRAKVARSELAMANLDPRINTDDRIEPHKELHPIRIGVKDGQTTMAASGLDPILEKELKTILLKNRDLFVWSATDMPGIHPSIMTHRLALFKEAKPVVQKKRRLGAEKAATVNNGVKKLKEASFIHEVTYTTWLANVVMVKKTNGKWRMCTDYTDLNKACPKDSHPLPNIDSLVDGASNHKMLSFLNAYSGYNKIPMHAPDREKTTFITDRGNYCYDVM, from the exons ATGCCGCCCATAACCTTCACAAGTGAAGATTTCCATGCCCCAGATCTGGAACAAGATGACCCCATGGTGATCACTTTAGAAATCGCCTGCTACGAAGTCAGCAAGGTGCTTATAGATCAAGGAAGCTCCGTCAACATCCTGTATTGGAAAACTTTCCAACAGATGGATCTGTCAGACGATCTTATCGTACCTTTTCATGAGCATATAGTAGGGTTCGCTGGTGAGAGGGTGGATCGTCGCGGTTATGTTGATCTGCGCACGCGCTTGGGCACCAGTAGAGaaggtgaagaaaagaag GTGATAACAGTCCGAGCAGATCAGAAGACGGCCAGAGAGTGCTATGTGGCCGGATTGAAGTTGTATCCTCGAGCCTGCAGAGCGAAGGTTGCACGGTCGGAGTTGGCGATGGCCAATTTGGACCCAAGAATAAACACGGATGATCGAATCGAACCCCATAAGGAGTTACATCCGATTCGGATAGGAGTAAAAGACGGTCAAACCACCATGGCAGCAAGCGGCCTGGACCCGATTCTGGAGAAAGAGTTGAAAACGATTCTATTAAAGAATCGAGACTTGTTCGTGTGGAGCGCGACGGACATGCCTGGTATCCACCCTTCAATAATGACACATAGATTGGCCCTGTTCAAGGAGGCGAAGCCGGTGGTGCAGAAAAAGCGAAGGTTGGGGGCCGAGAAGGCGGCGACCGTTAATAACGGGGTAAAAAAGTTAAAGGAGGCGAGCTTCATCCATGAGGTGACCTATACCACATGGTTGGCAAACGTAGTAATGGTCAAGAAAACCAATGGAAAGTGGCGAATGTGTACCGACTACACCGACCTTAACAAGGCGTGTCCAAAAGATTCTCATCCACTTCCTAACATAGACAGCTTGGTTGATGGAGCGTCCAATCACAAGATGCTGAGTTTTCTCAATGCATACTCGGGCTACAATAAGATACCCATGCACGCGCCAGATCGGGAGAAGACAACATTCATAACCGATAGGGGAAATTATTGCTATGATGTGATGTAG
- the LOC106755014 gene encoding homeobox-leucine zipper protein ATHB-13-like isoform X1, which translates to MWPKTCNEMAFFPANFMLQTPHHDDHQPPPSLTSILPSCTPQEYHGGVTFLGKRSMSFSSGIEHGEEANAEEDLSDDGSQAGEKKRRLNMEQVKTLEKSFELGNKLEPERKMQLARALGLQPRQIAIWFQNRRARWKTKQLEKDYDLLKRQYESVKSDNDALQTQNQKLQAEILALKSREPTESINLNKETEGSCSNRSENSSDIKLDISRTPAIDSPLSTHQPSRTLFPSSARPAGVAQLFQTSSRPDLPCQKIDQMVKEESLSNMFCAMDDQSGFWPWLEQQHFN; encoded by the exons ATGTG GCCTAAAACCTGCAATGAGATGGCTTTCTTCCCAGCAAATTTCATGCTCCAAACCCCTCACCATGATGATCATCAACCTCCACCTTCGCTCACGTCAATTCTACCCTCCTGCACACCTCAAGAATATCATG GGGGAGTGACCTTTCTGGGAAAGAGATCCATGTCATTTTCATCAGGGATTGAGCACGGAGAAGAGGCCAATGCTGAGGAAGATTTGTCCGATGACGGATCACAGGCAGGGGAGAAGAAGAGGAGGCTTAACATGGAACAGGTGAAGACACTTGAGAAGAGCTTTGAGTTGGGGAATAAGCTTGAGCCAGAGAGGAAAATGCAACTTGCAAGAGCTCTTGGTTTGCAGCCAAGACAAATTGCTATATGGTTCCAGAACAGAAGGGCAAGGTGGAAGACCAAGCAGTTAGAGAAAGACTACGATCTTCTCAAAAGACAGTATGAATCTGTCAAGTCAGATAATGATGCACTTCAAACTCAGAACCAAAAACTTCAGGCTGAG ATATTGGCACTGAAAAGTAGAGAGCCAACTGAATCCATCAACCTTAACAAAGAAACAGAAGGATCCTGCAGCAACAGAAGTGAGAACAGCTCAGACATCAAGTTGGATATCTCAAGGACACCAGCTATTGACAGTCCTCTCTCTACACATCAGCCGAGCAGAACCCTGTTTCCATCTTCTGCTAGGCCTGCAGGAGTTGCTCAGCTTTTCCAAACTTCTTCAAGACCAGACCTTCCATGCCAAAAGATTGACCAAATGGTCAAAGAAGAAAGCCTAAGCAACATGTTCTGTGCCATGGATGATCAATCCGGGTTTTGGCCATGGTTGGAGCAGCAGCATTTCAATTGA
- the LOC106755014 gene encoding homeobox-leucine zipper protein ATHB-13-like isoform X2, with translation MAFFPANFMLQTPHHDDHQPPPSLTSILPSCTPQEYHGGVTFLGKRSMSFSSGIEHGEEANAEEDLSDDGSQAGEKKRRLNMEQVKTLEKSFELGNKLEPERKMQLARALGLQPRQIAIWFQNRRARWKTKQLEKDYDLLKRQYESVKSDNDALQTQNQKLQAEILALKSREPTESINLNKETEGSCSNRSENSSDIKLDISRTPAIDSPLSTHQPSRTLFPSSARPAGVAQLFQTSSRPDLPCQKIDQMVKEESLSNMFCAMDDQSGFWPWLEQQHFN, from the exons ATGGCTTTCTTCCCAGCAAATTTCATGCTCCAAACCCCTCACCATGATGATCATCAACCTCCACCTTCGCTCACGTCAATTCTACCCTCCTGCACACCTCAAGAATATCATG GGGGAGTGACCTTTCTGGGAAAGAGATCCATGTCATTTTCATCAGGGATTGAGCACGGAGAAGAGGCCAATGCTGAGGAAGATTTGTCCGATGACGGATCACAGGCAGGGGAGAAGAAGAGGAGGCTTAACATGGAACAGGTGAAGACACTTGAGAAGAGCTTTGAGTTGGGGAATAAGCTTGAGCCAGAGAGGAAAATGCAACTTGCAAGAGCTCTTGGTTTGCAGCCAAGACAAATTGCTATATGGTTCCAGAACAGAAGGGCAAGGTGGAAGACCAAGCAGTTAGAGAAAGACTACGATCTTCTCAAAAGACAGTATGAATCTGTCAAGTCAGATAATGATGCACTTCAAACTCAGAACCAAAAACTTCAGGCTGAG ATATTGGCACTGAAAAGTAGAGAGCCAACTGAATCCATCAACCTTAACAAAGAAACAGAAGGATCCTGCAGCAACAGAAGTGAGAACAGCTCAGACATCAAGTTGGATATCTCAAGGACACCAGCTATTGACAGTCCTCTCTCTACACATCAGCCGAGCAGAACCCTGTTTCCATCTTCTGCTAGGCCTGCAGGAGTTGCTCAGCTTTTCCAAACTTCTTCAAGACCAGACCTTCCATGCCAAAAGATTGACCAAATGGTCAAAGAAGAAAGCCTAAGCAACATGTTCTGTGCCATGGATGATCAATCCGGGTTTTGGCCATGGTTGGAGCAGCAGCATTTCAATTGA